The sequence AGTCGTTCGTAATTTAAATGTGTTACAATCCGCTTTTGGTGGTGTAGTTGAGGATTGTAAacaatttctctcttttttaatttttgttaaacaATCACCTTATGACTAGAGATTCTCGTTTATATGTTGATTGTATCTTTTTAGATTCTAATCTTTcttctgttgttgttgttgttgtcatTATTGAGACCGAATTGGTCTAAAATTTTcagttcaaaaaataataaaaattacactctacacttattttttattttctattttaatttttacttttattttactactctttaatttatacccaattttataaatcatatctccATTATGTATATTAGAAACtctaattttaataagttaTGTGAGGTTATATTTGTTACTTCGATTATAAAAGAGAATAttcatcaattaaaattattttaaagttatatttAGTTAACGTTTCAACttattccaaaaataataatgggTCTTATATAACTTTGGGCTCTCAGCCCAACTCTCAAAAGCCCACTTACAAAGAAGGGGAAAATAGAGAGATTAGCCACAGCCTCAAATTCCAACCAAACCAAACATTTCAAGCTTTTCCTCTCTGAACCAAAGCCCCTCAAATTCTTCTCTCGTTCCAACAATGGCGTCTCAGAGGAACAACGGCGGCGGCGGCGAAAGGAGCCTTGTAACAAGAGTCTCTCAATCTACCATCGTTCAGCAAACGAAACGCACCGTTTCAGAGGCGGGTTTCGTGTCGAAGAAGCTTCTGCAGAGTACAGGCAGGGCGGCGTGGATCGCCGGAACCACCTTCCTCATCTTGGTCGTTCCTCTCATCATCGAGATGGACCGCGAGCAACAGTTCGCCGATCTAGAGATGCAGCAAGCTAGTATACTGGGCTCTCCTTCCAAGTAAACTCCACCACCCCTATTCGATCGTATCGGGAAAAATCTGAGAAAGTTCCTTTGtgtaattttctcttttttgaaTTGTGATATTCGTCTTTAGATGAATTCTTCTTCCTTAACATTTTGGGGGTCCAGAATTTAGGGTTTTACGAGCGAATTTTAATGATTTATTTATGAGAGTTGCCTTTGAATATTTCATTCTCTTTTGTACTGAAAAAAAGGTTTTTCTTTTGGGGGTTTTAGTCTCCATGGTAGCCATGATTAGGGTTTTATTGAgttaattattttgttgttatatTATGAATGATAGGGTTTATGAAGGGTTTTATTGAATTGATTATCTGTTTGGCTTCATAGAAATATTGGCCATGAAATTGGAttttataaacaaaaacaaacatgttttTCACAAAATCTCTTTATAACAAAAACTAATTTTTGTTTctcataatattaataattcaaaatggGGCAATTTTCAAAAGAcctaattaagttgtaaccgaTCTAGTTACtccaaaataatgaaattaaactccTTGCTAATTCAATTATCCAAATTCTTTTCATTATGTCATATTTATGGATCTTGGAATGATTATAtggtttattatataatgaaatCTCTTACCATACACCTCCACAAGTACATGTACCATTAAAAAATCTATGGTATCTGTTTACATCCCTCACAATAATTTCCCTATCCAAAACTTTACTAATGAACTTAAAAGCTTCATGACAATCCCTACAAATCCTCAAATTCTTCACAATCCTTATTGCCTTTCCTGGTGGGAAAGCTCCACTGATGATCCCAAATGCCAATGCCAACTTTTCACTATGAGACCAAAGTGATTTCCTTTTTTCCTCTTCCCCAACTTCATGCAGCATTTCGTCCCAAACCGGTACATACCCGAATTTCTCTATCTCCTCCATCAACTCCGTTAGTTTCTTATAAATATCGTCCCTCATTTCGTGCAAGTGATCGCCGGCCAAGAACTCGTGGACCTTACCGCGCACTTCAATCCAACTACGCCCTACTTCCTTCTTCACCCTCTGGTTTTTCATCATCTTCCTCACTTCTGAAACTTCTTCCCACCTTCCTGCACTTGATAACACATTCGCGACGATCACATAGGCCGAGTCGTCGTTAGGGTTAAGTTCGATCAATCGTTTCGCCATGGTCCAAGCCATGTCGGCCTCACCATGATAAGCACAACCCGAAAGCAATGCTCGCCAAACTGCAGCGTCTGGCACAAATGGCATTGTGTTGGCGATTTTCTCAGCATCGCATAACCGACCAGCTCGGCTGAATGCTCCCACTACACATGTGTAATGCTCTAGCCCTGGCTTCAACTTGTAATCTTCTATCATTCGCGTAAACCATCTCTCTGACTCAATATCCAAACCCGCATTCGAAAGTGATGATAGGATTGCTAGGAAGCTATAATCATCTGGTCTAAGCCCTTGAGCTTCCATTGAAGTAAAAAGCTTGATAATTGAATCATTATCTCCTTGCTGGGCATAAGCAGCCATCATAGCATTCCATCCCACAATGTTAATCCTCAAATTCTCATCGAAAACTCGTCTCGCATCCGAAACAAATCCAGCTTTTCCATAAGCATCAATTAAAGCACTTCCAACAACAGCATTAGTGTCAAGCCCAGTAACCATGGCATGAGCATGAACCATCCTACATTGCTCCAAAGCCGCGAGTTCGGCCGCCGATCGAAGCGCGCCGGACACGCTATACATCGTGGACCTAACCTCACTAGATATCATCTCATAAAAAGCCGCTAAAGCATCAATGGGGCGAGAATTCTGAGCCAAACCAACAACAAGAGCAGCGTAACAAACCTCATCTCTGTCACGAATTTCATCGAACACCTTACGTGCATCGAGTGGCAAACGAGATTTGGAGTAGAAATGAACAAGGGCAGACCCAGAAAATGGCTGCGAAGAAAGCGAAAGCCTTATGGAAAGAGAGTGGAGGGCGAGACCGAAGGAGAGAGAAGACACGGCGGCGCAGGTCCTGAAGAGAGATGCTAACGTGCGCTGGTTGGGCAGTGTCGGGTGGCGGAGCATTGAAATGAAGTGTCGTAGGGAGGGGAATGTGTCGGATTGGGTGGCGATGAGGGCCGTCCAGGAAACGACGTTGGGTTTGGGGATTTGAGTGAAGAGAGGGAGAGAGTAAGAGGAGTGGTTTGATTTTGAGTAGAGGGTAATGAGGTTGTTGTAGAGGGATCGATCGGAGATACCATTGACGATGGCTCGTGCATGAATAGCTCTTGGGTCGGATTCGGGTCCCGTCGCCGGTGAAAGCCGCGGCGGCGGCGGCGGCGGCGGCTCAGTGTTCATGGTTTAAGAGGTGATGATAGAGAAGAAGTGAGAGGTTATTGGGAGGGTAATTTGGATGGTTGAATTCCCAAGTTGGGCTTTTGGATCTTTATTGGGCTTTTTATGAagaattatttcaaaaatacctaaaaacaataaaaaattttacatttttacccaatactgtttttttaaatattttcactatttttttaaagtgaCTGTTATTTTTAGGTTGTTCTGAAAAACGTCATTTACACTTTGTTGAAATATAGTATAATCTTGTTTTTCCTCTAAAAAACAGCcgtgaaattgtaaaaaaaaaatacaattttgggTATTTTGTGTGTAAAAATGAGGAATAGGAAATTTTAAGTGTATGACATGGCATATTAGTAACTTTTAAGTTTTGAAtattaaagaatttaaattatgagtttaaattttgataatttaatattaataaaatgattaaatataGAATACATGATTATCATATGATTAATCTTGTAGAATTATCAACATAACAATCACAAAACACTAACACTATACTAAAATGAAAAAGTTGGGATTCGGAGACTTGGATTAATGTAACCTTTTGAATTAGAACATAAAGGGTTGACATAATATTAATTGAtcggggtaagttgaaaaatgcctcttttattcatcaattaatcaaatttatctctaattttatatttatttgaaacatacctctttttatatgtattgtacccaaaatacccttacataagagaatcacatggagagtatcttaaaGTGACAGGaataaaattggtacaatgtttaaaaaaagaggtaaaaatgatagattttacaaaaagaaggtaaaaattaaagaggacaatataaaaaaggtatagagtgtaatttcctctaattGATCTCTACTGGGCTTTTTAAGGCCCAACAATAATGATCCTGAAAAATTTACAATGTAATACAATGGgcaaattagtaattttatgaCGCTTTAAGTACTCTAGTATGTAGTGGTATTGCATGACATTTTTATACATGGAATCTAAGGTTGTATTGTACTAACACATTTATGCTTTAAGTGATTAACAACTCTGATCAATCTTCCTTAATCCAATCATTTATAAAAGTAAGGACGATGCAAAAtgagatatgtatatatatatatatatatatatatatatatattatataatatgcaTTTCAGCTTTGAAAATGGCTTAATTTggaatatatcatatatatcgAACGagatatatattgtaattatgtatgttttttatattatattttatgtatatcATAATCAtagaaatatattaaaaatagatttataaatatGCACCAACAgacaaaggaaaagaaaagtaaCATAAGAGTCCAAAGTTATTTAAGGAGTTTCTCAGAGCACAGCTTATATATAACATGTAAATGTAACGTAATGGTGTGCATGCATGTCAAAATTGGGAAACCTATCCATCTGTCTCATCCTATCAcagctatatatataaatatatatatatatataatgtgaaCATATAAAATGAATATATACGGTGAGAATACAATAATGAAGTGATTTAAAgagtgttatatatatattgaatggTGAATAATACATAAGGTTATATGCGGCTTAACCAGGGAAAGGGGCAGGAGCGGAGCCAGAATATAAAGTTAGGGGGGGCCAAACTATTTTCTAAATTTAGGTGATAAATGTTTTCAAAATACTTTATtaactttataatttaaattaaaatgtagAACATCTTTCTTACATATCATAAAAGTTATCTATAAGTGAAtctatactaaatttttttgataatttttcttttttaatgtaTAATACTAGCGAACgactacttaaatatttttttttatcttgttgCGAAATGCAGTTTTTACTATATTCATAGCtgaaaatgattattttatagTAGTTATAAAAGTGTAGTTATAAGAGTTATCACTTTATacacaattaaaaaaatttaaagtggTACCTCAAAAAAAAATGGTATGTCTTACTAAgaaaatcaatatatattattaaagaataaataaataaaaaaaagtatgtcTTACTAAGCCAatcaatattattaaaaaagaaataaatgctttaaagaaaaaaaaaagaaacaaataaatttttcatataaaataaataaataaagtaaatacATATAGATTGAAAGaagttaatatttataaattttagtttgactttttcaaaaaatttcatacaataattatcaaaaaaatttaGTTTGCATATATAAATCTAATTAAGCATATATATTCTAGGGGGGCCATGGCCCTATGTTGTAGTAACTACGTCCGCCCCTGGAAAGGGGGAGACTTTGAATTAGTGGGGGCTAAAGTGTAAttattgaaaatattaaataaaaaatacagaaaaaattaaataaatttattgtatttttagaAATTTGGGGGATTGGGCATGCCTACCATTATTGTTATTAGGTATCAGGAATCCTAAATGTAGCACattgtatttttgaaaatgaaaGTCATCATTTTATTTAGCGAATATCTCCGTTATCAAACTAGGTAACAACTTAATTAGGACAGTGTCCAAGTTGAACATGCGATCAGGGTGGGATATGGAGGTCCTCGCAAAGGAGTGAGCCGCTACATTTGTTGATTGTtttacaaaatgaaaagaaacatTACGCAAAGTACTTAATAAATTCTTACAATCACTAACAACTTTGCCAAATAAAGAAATCATAACCATAGAGCTACGGACAACTTGAACAACAGAAAGACAATTCGTTTCTAATGTCATATTAAGCCAGGAATGATCTTTGATCCAACTCAATGCCTCCCGGAGTCTAATTGCTTCGGCCACCACATGAGAAATCGAGCCATGAAATAACTTTGTACCGTCTTCAACAAAGAAACTACTGGAATCTCTCGCCACAAAACCAACTCCATAGTTAGAGGAATTATTAAACACAGGCGCATCGACATTAACCTTAATACTATTAACACTTTTTGAGCACTACATTAACCTTAACACTTGTAGCACATTGTATAATTAGCtatattctataatatttattaaataaaatggaGTGGGATTCAATAATTAATTAGGGACATTCTTTTAGTATTTTTCATATTATAATTATGAATCATTGAGAGAGTGAGAGTAAGTTTTGATATAGATTTGCAAAATTGAaattcacaaaataaataaataaataaataaataaaattaattaagatttttgtccttaaactttgacatgtaataaattatgctctttgaaatttaaaattgttatatttaaggacttttcgttcaatttcattcaattttgttAATGTAATGATTGTCAAATCATATTCTTCGAACCTCAACATCTATTAAATCATGTCATTTGAACTtaaacatgtactaaattgtaTTCTTTAAATTTTCATCCATatcataattttttagtgaaattgaataaaaatttttaaattcaataatCTTAATAGTTTGGAGAGAATTATTAATGatctaaaaaattcaaaaagtataatttagtacatatcaaagctaagaattaaaaatctaaattttgtgtatatatatatatgtgccaTGCATGCCATATTATATGGTAGTCGGTGAGGACTATGAGTGTCAGTGTCCATTAGAGTCGTATGCATAAGTTTTGCcatttaagattttatttttattttttaaaaaaaaacaagatatttacaataataatatgaatagTTATCCAACCAAGCCATATGTAGTAATGtgacgtttggttggaggtaatgaaatggaatggaatggaaaggaaataattttcattccattcctttgtttggttgcattttaaagtattggaatggcattccaatggaatgttctttccaccattttggtggaatggctattccattttaaaaaggaaggaatgaccattccaatgtaacaagaaaaaaaatttaattatttttttatcaattttttttatccatttcaaattttattccattccattcctattcgtTAAATTCATTATTCCTATTCACTATATTTTCAATTCATAAAACATTTCTAAATGTTTTCATTTGGTTAGTACTTAGTAGGTAGTTTTGTGAATTGTGAAAGGAGCCTCATTATAAAGTTGTTCATGCACATCTTGTATATGCAAATATTCATATAATATTTGCCTACTAATTAATTGTACACCTTTCTTTATCTTTGTACTTGTTAtttcaagagagagagaggaataaatttttctttaaatgtaattgaattatttcacttaataaattaatgaaGAAGAAGCTTCCCTTATGCTCCAAAACAAAGTACACAAGTATTCAAATTCAAGGTTTTCAAAATGCTTCTATTCTAGCTAACTCTCTTACATCTATAAagtaaataatgtaatttacttaattacccttcatttcttcatttttttttgtatccTTATCTTATATTTCATACTTTGGTGAATGTGAATTCTTGAAGGGCCCCTcttatctttttcttctttttacaTTAATTGGTAGTGAATGAATGAATTTCAACTAAGCAAGCAAAGTCATGTCATTAGTTAGGTTGGGCTTTAAGTCTTGATCTTTTCTTGCTTAGCAAAGTCCTCCCCaagacattattattattattttaaggggattattattatcttcttaaattataaattttaatataaagttGTCATTTTCCAATTAATGAATATGCCATTAATTTACATCTCTAAAATTTATGAAAAGTTTCATTGAGTAACtcatttgtaattaaaaataaaaattgaattaattttaagaaaccACTTTATTTGAGTATTATCTTCAAAGTTTAATAGTTTACCCCTACTTTTATCTACGATCTATACATTTTGGTTACCTAGGTAATTCTTTTAAGGATAAATAGTGACATAAGTacttaaaattttaagtttataaatagtataattttaataattttctttaacATCATAATTACTCAATgttaataaaagtataatttttctCAATACAGAGATTTCGTTAGTGTCTTAAATAAGACACATGTAAAGCTTAATTCTAAATTATTGGGTATAGAcgaaaacaaataatataagtTACGTCCAAatcttaatttaataaatttaaaacggagTGTGTATTgacgaaattgaaaaaaattatacttttacaAACATTGAATATTTGTGctgctaaaaaaattattaaatttatgcCAGCTACAAACACAAAATTTTACAACTTATACTGCAATtatctaattatatttataattaacatttaatcacaccaaattataattttttattagttatttATATTTAGTTTGTAACATACATAATTTGGTGTGAAATAAATGATGAATGTATGTACAATACCAATGTAAAACCATGGGAAAGAAAACTAGCATGATCCATGAAAAGAGTTATGACCATAAAAATCtctcttttaagttttaattaaacctttttttctttttaaaaaaaaatagaagaagtTAGTACTACTTGTTGGTGAAATtaaaagatgaagaagatgtatatagatagatatagaTCTCATTGAACCACTTGAGgttagctcaagtggccatatgAGGGTGCGtgtgtgttggaggtcctgggttcgagtcccaggttatgcaatgtaatatataaatgcttgaatcaaaaaaaaaaaaaaaaaaaaaaaagatatagatCTCATTGGCAAACCAGCCCACATGCAGAAGAATTAATTTCACCTCTCTCAATTATTATGAAGCATCTTAAAACAGTCATAAAATGTATGAAACAACTCATAGAAAATTGTCCAATAGCAAAATAGTACAAACCGACTTGAGTGTCTAATCTCAATAGGGGTCCCTCCCTCACCCTATCTACTATAATGCATATTCATTCCTCAAATTCATATCTAAAATCTATTTCATACTGCAAAATCATTCTGCCTTTTTTCATTGCTTCTCATATTTTGTGTCACTCTTTTTGTCTTTTCTAATGGAATGGCTTTGCTTATGAGAttccctttttttcttttttgctttTTGGGGGGTCATtcccttttatttttacccataTTGCAAAGTCACATAGTTTCAATAGTTGAGAagataaatacaaaaataagaAACCAATTTTTGTATATGATGGTATAATattactttattaattagtcCTTAAGTTATTGAGTAATTAGGTATgtggtttattttattcattacTAAAATTTTATCATAATTTAGTAATTGTAAGTGTAGTATAAATTTACACTTATAACTACGACTTGGTAACTTTAAGtgtaatattttatcaattcttttaaaatttcaaaagatGATAGAAAATAGAACatcaaatacaaaataaaatatatataaaatatttctcAATATTACTTAATATTATAATAGGTTGTGGGGGCTGtagcaaaaaaaaatttttgCTCCATCTTTTAGctcaagcaaaaaaaaaaaaaatcatactaagaaaattaaatatttttttatttaatttgataattattaaacaaaattataaaaaaagcccctacaaattaaataaattatgatcatttttatttaaagtaTATCCAATTCTTTTTACAATTAAACCCTCACATAGAAAAATTTCTCGGTTCgtcattactaaaaaaaataactataaatattaattttaaaaatattaaattattatattttaatctaCTAGCTAGTAattaaagaaatacttgagtttttatacttaatttatctacttactaaaaagaaaatatttttttacattatatcaaaaaaaatatctaactcaaactttttttttttatctctataCACTCACTCATACACACATTTTCAATATAAAAGAGAGATGTTTAGTAATTATTAAGAAAATGTAAGAAATAATATATGGTCCTTGTCTAGAGATATTCAAGATTTGCCATTTCACCTTTTTTGAGTAACCTTAAATTTAGCACTCTAGCAAATTTGTTTTGGAATTggaaaccattttttttttttttttgataccCTCTTACTCAACACTTCTTTAGTGTATtgctattttcaaaatttattttggaacaaataaaaatataaaaaaaattatcaaaaatttagtatcaaatctcacattttaatttaaaaatttatatgacATCAAagacaaataatattatatttcaaataaaaattactaaaaaatactaTTACTGTCTAACACCTTTTTTCAGTgtcatataattattattgtaattaagtatcggatctcatataatttaaaaaaatatttttttgaaatatcgTTAATTAATCGTAAAACGTTTCCTATAAAAGGTGTTAGATATTACTAGTACCCAATAACAATACTTCCTTTTTAGTAGGAATCAATTAAAACATagcaaaaaaattctttaattgcattttcctttttctttttgtcaattttttattttttatgttcttaAACTCAGTAGTTTAATAAGTAGATTCCACTaataatttagaatattattaagaaagtataaaattataaattaaatggCCAAATAAATTGAATGGTGGGTTAATAGAAAAATCAAACAAAGTGatgtttctttttcttcttctaaatatAATTGCTAACTATTCTAGCCTGTCCACCTTTTTtccaaatctatatatatacacatgataataaacaaataaacataaaatcacCGTAGTACTAACAACATTTTTATAATAAGAGATcttcataaatatttttgtacttttatactattaattattattattgacaaATGTTGTAATTTAGACATATGCTACTAAAGTAGCCGAAGTAACAACGTGGTGCCTTGCATGCTCTTCatcatataataatttttaaaaaatattgctaactaattataaagtgTCATCTTTAAATTGTGTTAAATATTACTAGTATACAATAACAATACTCTTATTATTAGTTACTGTTTCAGTCATTCATCccaagtttgaaaaaaaaaaatgctaagagGCAATTTAAAGTGTCAAGTACCACAAGAGATAGTATATCGTTATTGATACATCTTAATATTAAATCCcgcataatttaatttaataaataatatgtagAACCGTTAATGCAATACATCAATATGAAATACCTAATAACAATACTCAAACAAAATAGATCTCTTTTAATGTATTctcaattttcttttctttttctcttatgTTTTCTTAATAACAATTAAAACTGTTCAAAAGTCATCAACATTgttcattaaataataattaaagatGATACATTATTGGAATTAAATTGAATTTAAAACCAAATACTAAAAAGAAAAGATCATGTACTTGAGTAtgtcttgtttttctttttttcatttgaAAAAATGAATGCTCTAGAAAATTAGAAATACTAAAGCCCCCCACCCTATATCAACACCATGAtgaattattctatttattgatatagttaaatattaaatttcacatattttaatttaaataatttttacaaaattaattattg is a genomic window of Cannabis sativa cultivar Pink pepper isolate KNU-18-1 chromosome 9, ASM2916894v1, whole genome shotgun sequence containing:
- the LOC115723119 gene encoding mitochondrial import receptor subunit TOM9-2, whose protein sequence is MASQRNNGGGGERSLVTRVSQSTIVQQTKRTVSEAGFVSKKLLQSTGRAAWIAGTTFLILVVPLIIEMDREQQFADLEMQQASILGSPSK
- the LOC115721728 gene encoding pentatricopeptide repeat-containing protein At3g24000, mitochondrial, with the protein product MNTEPPPPPPPRLSPATGPESDPRAIHARAIVNGISDRSLYNNLITLYSKSNHSSYSLPLFTQIPKPNVVSWTALIATQSDTFPSLRHFISMLRHPTLPNQRTLASLFRTCAAVSSLSFGLALHSLSIRLSLSSQPFSGSALVHFYSKSRLPLDARKVFDEIRDRDEVCYAALVVGLAQNSRPIDALAAFYEMISSEVRSTMYSVSGALRSAAELAALEQCRMVHAHAMVTGLDTNAVVGSALIDAYGKAGFVSDARRVFDENLRINIVGWNAMMAAYAQQGDNDSIIKLFTSMEAQGLRPDDYSFLAILSSLSNAGLDIESERWFTRMIEDYKLKPGLEHYTCVVGAFSRAGRLCDAEKIANTMPFVPDAAVWRALLSGCAYHGEADMAWTMAKRLIELNPNDDSAYVIVANVLSSAGRWEEVSEVRKMMKNQRVKKEVGRSWIEVRGKVHEFLAGDHLHEMRDDIYKKLTELMEEIEKFGYVPVWDEMLHEVGEEEKRKSLWSHSEKLALAFGIISGAFPPGKAIRIVKNLRICRDCHEAFKFISKVLDREIIVRDVNRYHRFFNGTCTCGGVW